The sequence GTTTGTGCCTGAATGCGCAAAACAAAAACAACCAGGCTTTTCAGAGCGATAAGCATCAATAACTGGCGGGATGTAAAATCGCGGGGAGCGTGGCGGCCTTCAAATCATTCCTGCTCCACCCCCATCACTTCGTTCATGGCTCTGTCCACTTTGGCCATCATAGTCCCGTCAAGCGTGGCAAGCGGATGCCCGCCAAGCCGCCTGTTATCTATCGCCCTCCCCTGGTCTATCAGCAAATCGGAATCCTGGCGCAATTTGCCCATGGCTTCCACTCTTAACCGGAGAGGTTCGGCGGACTCGATGACATTTGTGGTGAGCGGGATTACAATTGTGGACGGATGCCCCGCGTCCAGCAACGCCTGGTTTTGGATGATCAGCACAGGACGCGTCTTGCCCGGCTCCGTTCCGAAACGGGGGC comes from Nitrospinota bacterium and encodes:
- a CDS encoding type II toxin-antitoxin system PemK/MazF family toxin codes for the protein MTVPFRRGEIRLANLSPRFGTEPGKTRPVLIIQNQALLDAGHPSTIVIPLTTNVIESAEPLRLRVEAMGKLRQDSDLLIDQGRAIDNRRLGGHPLATLDGTMMAKVDRAMNEVMGVEQE